A DNA window from Sulfitobacter noctilucicola contains the following coding sequences:
- a CDS encoding MmcQ/YjbR family DNA-binding protein yields MTREELNRFCAELPQTTHVIQWGNADVYKVGGKVFAIIGMGETGDTATFKASEMAFEILSDSPGLRPAPYMASRGLKWIQHFEAPGLSDDSLSDHIRASYDMVIEGLTRKKRAELGL; encoded by the coding sequence ATGACACGTGAAGAACTCAACCGATTTTGCGCCGAATTGCCGCAAACAACCCATGTGATTCAATGGGGCAATGCGGATGTCTACAAAGTAGGGGGTAAAGTCTTTGCCATTATCGGCATGGGTGAAACCGGTGACACCGCAACTTTCAAGGCTTCGGAAATGGCGTTCGAAATTTTGTCCGACAGCCCCGGCCTGCGCCCTGCCCCATATATGGCGTCACGTGGTTTGAAATGGATACAGCACTTTGAAGCACCAGGCCTGTCGGACGATAGCCTGTCTGATCATATCCGGGCCTCTTACGATATGGTGATTGAAGGTCTGACACGAAAAAAGCGCGCCGAACTTGGCCTATGA
- a CDS encoding DUF2161 domain-containing phosphodiesterase has product MTKARETDLYLPVKAFLEDQGYVVKSEVGAADVVAVRGAEPPVVVELKLGFSLALFHQCVARLKVSDDVYMAIARQTGKRFAKAVKENTALARRLGLGLITVRLSDGLVEVHCDPGPYAPRKSAKRQQQLLREFARRQGDPNAGGQTRAGLVTAYRQDAVKLAVYLFEVGASKGADVAREAGVPKATAMMRDNHYGWFEKVEKGIYGLTPAGAEAVSASGRILGTG; this is encoded by the coding sequence ATGACCAAAGCACGCGAAACAGACCTCTACCTGCCGGTAAAAGCTTTCCTTGAAGATCAGGGATATGTGGTGAAGTCCGAGGTCGGCGCTGCGGATGTGGTGGCAGTGCGCGGGGCGGAGCCACCTGTTGTAGTGGAATTGAAGCTCGGCTTTTCGCTGGCGCTGTTCCACCAATGCGTCGCGCGACTGAAAGTTAGCGATGACGTCTATATGGCGATTGCGCGGCAGACCGGAAAACGGTTTGCCAAGGCGGTTAAGGAGAACACAGCACTGGCGCGCCGGTTGGGGCTGGGCTTGATTACTGTGCGCCTGTCTGACGGTCTGGTCGAAGTGCATTGCGATCCCGGACCTTATGCGCCACGCAAATCTGCCAAGCGGCAACAGCAGTTGTTGCGGGAATTTGCGAGACGGCAGGGGGATCCGAATGCCGGCGGCCAGACGCGGGCGGGGTTGGTTACGGCGTACCGGCAGGACGCGGTAAAGCTGGCGGTTTATCTTTTTGAAGTAGGTGCCAGCAAAGGCGCAGATGTCGCGCGAGAGGCCGGTGTTCCTAAAGCGACCGCAATGATGCGGGACAATCACTATGGCTGGTTCGAAAAGGTCGAAAAGGGCATCTACGGGCTGACGCCCGCTGGCGCTGAAGCTGTGTCTGCCTCTGGACGTATACTGGGTACGGGCTGA
- a CDS encoding Hint domain-containing protein: protein MPQRRMHLSRQHGILSGNGRALIRAAHLSEELGLARVQANRPNTLRYIHLCMQKHQLVQVEGVWTETYYLSATPHQGAPQPTTKLSPHKKRCRPLLSRAQLRATPEWLHRIGQLGRQPVPSIRPEADTASAPAGVSP, encoded by the coding sequence CTGCCACAACGGCGCATGCATCTTTCCCGCCAGCACGGCATTCTAAGTGGAAATGGCCGCGCGTTGATCCGCGCCGCCCATCTAAGCGAAGAGCTTGGTCTTGCCCGCGTGCAGGCGAACCGTCCCAACACCTTGCGCTACATCCATTTGTGCATGCAAAAGCATCAGCTCGTGCAAGTTGAGGGCGTCTGGACCGAAACCTACTACCTCTCCGCGACGCCGCATCAGGGGGCCCCACAACCCACAACCAAGTTGTCCCCGCACAAAAAGCGGTGTCGGCCGCTCCTGTCTCGGGCGCAGCTGCGGGCAACGCCGGAATGGCTCCATAGAATTGGTCAGCTTGGCCGTCAGCCCGTACCCAGTATACGTCCAGAGGCAGACACAGCTTCAGCGCCAGCGGGCGTCAGCCCGTAG
- a CDS encoding sensor histidine kinase translates to MSNPAQVVSEAAPRHNVCDDDGRTVTATSGSSQDFEDFIYLISHDVRSSARALLELPQWIAEDLEEAGFPLEGPVATSIELLNRHAGRLDRMLVDLLTFSRIGRMQKICENDINDVLDQVLEEIKLPAGFKVIRNLDCNHVTMGERDVLTMFSALISNAVKHHDKASGQIIVSSSLEGGDVLLSVSDDGPGIAPEYRERVFGAMNTLRPRDEIEGSGMGLTNVRKIANLYEGGVIVGDSPYSGGLNVEVRINAFLVAD, encoded by the coding sequence ATGTCCAACCCTGCACAAGTCGTATCAGAAGCCGCGCCGCGCCATAATGTTTGCGATGATGATGGCCGCACGGTCACGGCGACATCCGGTTCTTCTCAGGATTTCGAGGATTTCATCTACCTTATAAGCCATGATGTACGCAGTTCGGCCAGAGCGCTGTTGGAACTACCTCAATGGATTGCCGAAGATCTGGAAGAGGCGGGCTTTCCGCTTGAGGGGCCGGTTGCCACCTCTATTGAGCTGCTGAACCGTCACGCCGGTCGATTGGACCGTATGCTGGTAGATTTGCTGACGTTTTCGCGGATCGGACGCATGCAAAAGATTTGCGAGAACGATATCAACGACGTTCTGGATCAGGTGTTGGAAGAGATAAAGCTGCCGGCAGGCTTCAAGGTGATCCGAAACCTTGATTGCAATCACGTAACGATGGGAGAGCGCGATGTGCTGACCATGTTTAGCGCGCTGATCAGCAACGCTGTCAAACACCATGACAAGGCCAGCGGCCAGATTATCGTCTCTTCATCGCTTGAAGGCGGTGACGTTTTGCTGAGCGTCTCGGATGATGGTCCGGGTATTGCACCTGAGTATCGAGAACGGGTTTTCGGTGCGATGAACACATTGCGCCCACGCGACGAGATCGAGGGAAGCGGTATGGGCCTGACGAACGTACGCAAAATCGCGAACCTCTATGAAGGCGGGGTGATTGTGGGCGATTCACCTTATTCAGGCGGCCTTAATGTAGAAGTGCGCATCAACGCGTTTCTGGTGGCAGATTGA
- a CDS encoding TIGR01459 family HAD-type hydrolase, with the protein MTRIIENLSEISAQYDALFVDLWGCVHNGVDAFPDACAALQQYRAEGGKVVLLTNSPRPRAGVEKQIVHFGVPDDAWDTIATSGDSARSAMFQGAVGSKVFFIGQPGEEKFFQPLNLLDDPLEMQQVPLEEAEGIVCTGPEDPMADPSVMRPQFLYAKQKGLKLLCANPDIVVDRGETREWCAGALAQLYTEMGGESLYFGKPHPPIYDLARRRLAALGKPVSDDRILCIGDGVLTDIKGAMGEDIDSLFITGGLAATETKTTVQPEADALSTYLQKEMSAPTYSIGFLR; encoded by the coding sequence ATGACCCGGATCATCGAAAACCTTTCAGAAATTTCCGCGCAATACGATGCGCTCTTTGTTGATCTGTGGGGCTGTGTGCACAACGGCGTTGATGCCTTTCCTGATGCTTGCGCAGCATTGCAACAGTACCGCGCGGAGGGTGGCAAGGTGGTATTGCTGACCAACTCCCCTCGCCCCCGCGCTGGCGTCGAAAAACAGATCGTTCATTTCGGCGTGCCGGATGACGCGTGGGATACCATAGCTACATCAGGTGATTCTGCGCGCTCGGCCATGTTTCAGGGGGCTGTCGGCAGCAAAGTCTTTTTCATTGGCCAGCCCGGAGAGGAGAAGTTCTTTCAGCCTCTTAACCTGCTCGACGATCCGCTGGAGATGCAGCAGGTCCCGTTGGAAGAAGCCGAAGGCATTGTCTGCACCGGGCCGGAAGACCCGATGGCGGATCCTTCAGTGATGCGCCCCCAGTTCCTCTATGCCAAACAAAAAGGGCTGAAACTGCTCTGCGCGAACCCGGATATCGTTGTGGACCGCGGAGAGACGCGCGAGTGGTGCGCCGGTGCCTTGGCCCAGCTTTACACAGAGATGGGCGGCGAAAGCCTGTACTTCGGCAAACCCCATCCACCGATCTATGATTTGGCGCGTCGCAGGCTGGCGGCGTTGGGTAAACCTGTGTCCGATGACCGCATCCTGTGCATCGGTGATGGCGTACTGACAGACATCAAAGGTGCCATGGGAGAAGACATTGATTCTCTGTTCATCACCGGAGGACTGGCCGCCACAGAGACAAAAACGACCGTTCAGCCAGAGGCAGACGCTTTAAGCACCTATTTGCAAAAGGAAATGTCTGCTCCGACCTACTCTATCGGGTTTCTGCGCTAG
- the groES gene encoding co-chaperone GroES — MALKPLHDRVLVKRTESEEKTAGGLIIPDSAKEKPSEGEVVSVGEGARKDSGELIAPAVKAGDKILFGKWSGTEVTVDGEEMLMMKESDIMGIIS; from the coding sequence ATGGCATTGAAACCGCTTCACGACCGCGTGCTGGTAAAGCGTACAGAAAGCGAAGAGAAAACCGCCGGTGGATTGATCATTCCTGATTCCGCCAAGGAAAAACCTTCCGAAGGCGAAGTTGTATCTGTTGGCGAAGGCGCCCGTAAAGACAGCGGCGAGCTGATCGCACCTGCCGTAAAAGCTGGCGATAAAATCCTGTTCGGCAAATGGTCCGGAACAGAAGTCACCGTAGACGGTGAAGAGATGCTGATGATGAAAGAGAGCGACATCATGGGGATCATTTCCTGA
- a CDS encoding response regulator produces the protein MLHVNSAASSFPPGAPMPRDIKALLLDDSNFDRARIRRLSEKTNLCVHMDEVDSIEAMDRAVNEESYDLVLIDYRLPIGDGMVALDHLLRNDSHRQAAKIMITGDNGKRTAIEAMRNGCHDFLTKEELDVEALREAMLNALATAQHRHELDIAAQMQRTQIREGLVEALQDKDVQSNVIALVRENLSKENTAADILRSRFGEQDIDDLLVGLDKDDTFVFH, from the coding sequence ATGTTACATGTCAATTCTGCCGCATCTTCGTTCCCTCCCGGCGCGCCTATGCCCCGCGATATAAAAGCGCTTTTGTTAGACGACAGCAATTTCGACCGCGCGCGCATCCGCCGGTTAAGCGAAAAGACCAACCTTTGCGTTCACATGGATGAGGTCGACAGCATCGAAGCGATGGACCGCGCAGTGAACGAGGAAAGCTACGATCTGGTCCTGATCGACTATCGCCTTCCGATCGGTGATGGCATGGTTGCACTGGATCATCTGTTGCGGAATGACAGTCACCGTCAGGCCGCGAAAATCATGATTACCGGCGACAACGGCAAACGGACTGCGATTGAAGCCATGCGCAATGGTTGCCACGATTTTCTAACAAAAGAAGAGCTTGATGTTGAAGCGCTGCGAGAGGCGATGCTTAACGCGCTCGCTACGGCACAACATCGGCATGAACTGGATATCGCCGCACAAATGCAGCGAACCCAAATTCGCGAAGGCTTGGTCGAGGCCCTTCAAGACAAGGATGTACAAAGCAACGTCATCGCGCTGGTGCGTGAGAATTTGTCAAAGGAAAACACCGCTGCTGACATTCTGCGAAGCCGTTTTGGCGAACAGGACATCGATGACTTATTGGTCGGGCTGGACAAGGACGACACGTTTGTCTTTCACTGA
- a CDS encoding manganese-dependent inorganic pyrophosphatase, which yields MTTLVFGHKSPDTDSTGSPIIWAWYLNNIKNTPAKPVLLGEPNTEALFVLDRWKLDKPEIMSELAADTDVVIVDTNNPGELPANINDANITGIIDHHRLVAGLETRGPIEINIQPLACTATIMWKMIGKDWAQTPTEIKGAALSCILSDTLEFRSPTTTQEDKAIAWSIAEELGVDIPSYAAEMFAAKSDVSSFSEAELLRMDSKEFDLDGTSLRVSVLETTSPAPLLERKDALMAAMPGVATEDGAAEVLLFIVDILKEEATLLVPNDTVKTIAEKSFDAAVSGDHVVLPGIMSRKKQIIPNLKM from the coding sequence ATGACAACACTCGTTTTTGGTCACAAATCCCCTGACACCGATAGCACCGGAAGCCCGATCATCTGGGCGTGGTATCTAAACAACATCAAGAACACCCCTGCGAAGCCTGTGCTGCTGGGTGAACCGAACACCGAAGCGCTGTTCGTTCTGGACCGCTGGAAGTTGGACAAGCCGGAAATCATGTCAGAGCTTGCCGCTGATACGGATGTTGTCATTGTCGACACCAACAATCCCGGCGAATTGCCCGCCAACATCAACGACGCCAATATCACCGGCATCATTGACCATCACCGTCTGGTGGCCGGTCTGGAAACACGCGGCCCGATCGAGATCAACATACAGCCGCTGGCCTGCACCGCCACCATCATGTGGAAGATGATCGGGAAAGACTGGGCCCAGACACCGACAGAGATCAAAGGCGCGGCCCTGTCGTGCATCCTGTCTGACACGCTGGAATTCCGCAGCCCGACAACCACGCAGGAAGACAAAGCCATCGCCTGGTCCATCGCCGAAGAGCTGGGCGTCGACATTCCTAGCTATGCCGCGGAAATGTTCGCAGCGAAATCCGACGTTTCGTCTTTCTCCGAAGCAGAGTTGCTCCGCATGGACAGCAAGGAATTCGATCTGGACGGCACATCCTTGCGCGTCTCCGTTCTGGAAACCACGTCACCTGCCCCCCTGCTGGAGCGTAAAGACGCCCTTATGGCCGCGATGCCAGGTGTCGCAACAGAAGATGGTGCCGCAGAAGTGCTGCTCTTCATTGTCGACATTCTGAAAGAAGAGGCGACTCTTCTGGTGCCAAATGACACCGTAAAAACCATCGCGGAAAAGAGCTTTGACGCAGCGGTGTCCGGCGATCACGTTGTCCTGCCCGGTATCATGAGCCGCAAAAAGCAGATCATCCCGAACCTCAAGATGTAA
- a CDS encoding Hint domain-containing protein, which produces MATIDGGAGDDSIDGGTDADSISGNEGADIIRGMEESDTISGGAGGDQLYGDGGNDSIDGDSGADSLDGGDGDDTLSGGEDNDTLRGGQGKDSLSGGAASDTFIIENAFGNDTIVGGETGFDSDTIEGGSVTTNLAVVFDGTEHGTITDGADTITFTEIENVFTGSGNDTLDARLDTSGAGLFGGAGDDVIYGGSGADYIVGEDGDDTFLIEDNFGNDTIIGGEGGSDFDAIDLSALSGPVTVVYDGTGSGTITNGTDTITFSEIERIILTEQSDRVDASLDNDTLVAGDAQGVDIEGRGGDDTIASGQGNDTIDGGIGNDSLDGGLGSDILRGEEGEDTIAGKDGDDVITGGSGADSIDGGGGADTISGGTEADIIDGGTGRDQIDGGDGNDLIIGGAGGDSVSGGIGNDSIDGGSGIDTLSGGEGADTLNGGEDNDKIDGWTGDDSISGDGGDDSLIGYDGRDTIDGGTGNDTLHGENDNDNLSGGAGEDEVYGEAGADTLDGGADADWVDGGTGNDSVMGGAGNDTVLGRSGDDTIDGGDGDDTVSGHAGNDALWGGAGQDSLYGGSGDDYFDGGTGDDIYEMARSAGYGADDPSDTEIDVVRFEPGSGHDIAYDFRGEDDFIYIGNRTNDEIIATQIDADTWVLTYANNKADSLTLNFVAGTAPDSEGDLKNQYLDATEYTPPENGASATRNPACFTPGNMILTGTGFRRIGSLRAGDKLITADEGAQPILEVLTTTHSPDALITRKVFVL; this is translated from the coding sequence ATGGCAACGATAGACGGCGGGGCTGGCGACGACTCCATCGATGGCGGAACAGACGCCGATTCCATCTCCGGCAACGAAGGTGCGGACATAATCCGCGGCATGGAAGAAAGCGATACCATCTCGGGTGGTGCAGGTGGCGACCAACTATATGGGGACGGCGGGAACGATTCTATCGATGGCGATAGTGGTGCCGACAGTCTGGATGGTGGTGACGGTGACGATACTCTGTCGGGTGGAGAGGACAACGACACGCTCAGGGGTGGACAAGGAAAGGACAGCCTGTCAGGCGGTGCAGCCTCTGATACCTTCATCATCGAAAATGCGTTCGGCAATGATACGATAGTCGGCGGTGAGACCGGCTTTGACAGTGACACCATAGAAGGCGGCAGCGTCACAACAAATCTGGCGGTTGTATTTGACGGGACCGAGCATGGCACCATCACTGATGGTGCCGATACGATCACCTTCACTGAAATCGAGAATGTCTTTACCGGCAGCGGCAATGATACGCTTGACGCCCGCCTGGATACCAGCGGCGCAGGTCTTTTTGGTGGCGCCGGCGATGACGTGATCTATGGCGGGTCGGGTGCGGACTACATCGTAGGTGAAGATGGGGATGACACGTTCCTGATCGAGGACAACTTCGGCAATGACACCATCATCGGCGGCGAAGGAGGCAGCGACTTCGATGCGATTGATCTAAGCGCGCTGAGTGGGCCGGTCACAGTTGTCTATGACGGCACCGGCAGTGGCACGATCACAAATGGCACCGACACGATCACATTCTCCGAGATTGAACGCATCATCCTGACGGAGCAGAGCGATCGCGTTGATGCGTCTTTGGACAATGACACTCTGGTTGCCGGTGACGCGCAGGGCGTGGACATCGAAGGGCGCGGGGGCGACGACACAATCGCCAGTGGGCAGGGCAACGATACGATCGACGGCGGTATCGGCAACGACAGCCTTGATGGCGGTTTGGGCAGTGATATCCTGCGGGGCGAAGAAGGCGAAGACACGATTGCAGGAAAGGACGGTGATGATGTCATTACCGGCGGCAGCGGTGCCGATTCAATCGATGGCGGTGGCGGTGCAGATACAATCAGTGGCGGGACTGAGGCAGACATAATCGACGGTGGTACCGGTCGCGACCAGATCGACGGCGGCGATGGCAATGACCTGATCATCGGCGGCGCGGGGGGCGACTCCGTCTCGGGCGGCATAGGCAACGACAGCATCGACGGCGGTAGCGGCATCGATACCCTTTCAGGCGGCGAAGGTGCGGACACCCTCAATGGCGGCGAGGACAATGACAAGATCGACGGCTGGACCGGCGATGACAGCATCTCGGGCGACGGGGGCGATGACAGCCTGATTGGTTACGATGGCAGGGACACCATTGATGGCGGTACGGGCAACGACACCCTTCATGGTGAGAATGACAACGATAACCTAAGCGGCGGCGCTGGAGAGGATGAGGTATACGGCGAAGCCGGTGCAGACACGCTCGACGGAGGAGCGGATGCCGATTGGGTGGACGGAGGGACCGGCAACGACAGCGTCATGGGGGGCGCGGGGAATGACACCGTTCTCGGCAGGTCTGGCGACGATACGATAGATGGCGGCGACGGCGACGATACCGTTTCCGGCCACGCGGGCAACGACGCACTTTGGGGCGGAGCGGGTCAGGACAGCCTTTATGGCGGCAGCGGTGACGACTATTTCGATGGCGGCACGGGCGATGACATCTACGAGATGGCTCGCTCCGCCGGATATGGCGCTGATGACCCCTCCGATACAGAAATTGACGTGGTACGGTTCGAGCCCGGCAGTGGCCACGACATCGCCTATGATTTTCGCGGTGAAGACGATTTCATCTATATCGGGAACCGCACAAACGACGAGATCATCGCCACACAGATTGATGCCGATACCTGGGTTCTTACTTACGCAAATAACAAAGCCGACTCTCTGACACTCAACTTCGTTGCTGGTACTGCCCCTGATTCCGAGGGTGACCTCAAAAACCAATACCTCGATGCCACCGAATACACTCCGCCAGAAAATGGTGCCTCTGCGACGCGCAACCCCGCATGCTTTACACCCGGCAACATGATATTGACCGGAACAGGATTTAGGCGCATCGGTAGTTTGCGGGCGGGCGACAAACTCATAACGGCAGATGAAGGGGCTCAGCCCATTCTCGAGGTGCTGACAACAACCCATTCTCCTGACGCGCTAATTACCCGAAAGGTCTTCGTCCTATAG
- the groL gene encoding chaperonin GroEL (60 kDa chaperone family; promotes refolding of misfolded polypeptides especially under stressful conditions; forms two stacked rings of heptamers to form a barrel-shaped 14mer; ends can be capped by GroES; misfolded proteins enter the barrel where they are refolded when GroES binds) encodes MSAKDVKFDTDARNKMLKGVNILANAVKVTLGPKGRNVVLDKSFGAPRITKDGVSVAKEIELEDKFENMGAQMVKEVASRTNDEAGDGTTTATVLAQAIVKEGMKSVAAGMNPMDLKRGIDMATLKVVEAIKAAAREVSDSDEVAQVGTISANGEKEIGRQIADAMQKVGNEGVITVEENKGLETETDVVEGMQFDRGYLSPYFVTNSDKMTVELEDAIILLHEKKLSSLQPMVPLLEQVIQSQKPLLIIAEDVEGEALATLVVNKLRGGLKIAAVKAPGFGDRRKAMLQDLAILTGGQVISEDLGMKLESVTMDMLGSAKKVSITKDETTVVDGAGDKAEIEARVAQIRNQIEETTSDYDREKLQERVAKLAGGVAVIRVGGMTEVEVKERKDRVDDALNATRAAVQEGIVVGGGVALIQGAKALDGLSGDNNDQNVGISIVRKALEAPLRQIAENAGVDGSVVAGKIRESDDLKFGFNAQTEEYGDMFKFGVIDPAKVVRTALQDAASIAGLLITTEAMVADKPAKEGAAGGMGGGMPDMGGMGGMM; translated from the coding sequence ATGTCAGCTAAGGACGTCAAATTTGACACCGATGCCCGCAACAAAATGCTCAAGGGTGTGAACATCCTCGCAAACGCGGTCAAAGTTACTCTCGGTCCCAAAGGCCGTAACGTGGTTCTGGACAAATCGTTCGGCGCACCACGCATCACCAAAGACGGTGTATCTGTTGCCAAAGAGATCGAGCTTGAAGACAAGTTCGAGAACATGGGCGCACAGATGGTTAAGGAAGTTGCTTCCCGCACCAATGACGAAGCAGGCGACGGTACAACAACCGCGACTGTTCTGGCCCAGGCCATCGTCAAGGAAGGCATGAAATCTGTTGCCGCCGGCATGAACCCAATGGACCTCAAGCGCGGCATCGATATGGCCACCTTGAAGGTTGTTGAGGCCATCAAAGCCGCAGCACGTGAAGTGTCTGACAGCGACGAAGTTGCACAGGTCGGTACAATCTCTGCAAACGGCGAAAAAGAAATCGGCCGTCAGATCGCAGACGCGATGCAGAAGGTTGGCAACGAAGGCGTTATCACTGTTGAAGAGAACAAAGGTCTGGAAACAGAAACCGATGTTGTTGAAGGCATGCAGTTCGACCGCGGCTACTTGTCACCATACTTTGTCACCAACTCCGACAAGATGACTGTTGAGCTGGAAGACGCGATCATCCTGCTTCACGAGAAAAAGCTGTCTTCCTTGCAGCCAATGGTTCCACTGCTAGAGCAGGTGATCCAGTCTCAGAAGCCGTTGCTGATCATCGCAGAAGATGTTGAAGGCGAAGCGCTGGCAACTCTGGTTGTGAACAAGCTGCGCGGTGGTTTGAAAATCGCAGCTGTTAAGGCACCAGGTTTCGGCGATCGTCGTAAAGCGATGCTGCAGGACCTTGCGATCCTTACAGGTGGTCAGGTGATCTCCGAAGATCTGGGCATGAAGCTTGAGTCCGTGACAATGGACATGCTGGGTTCCGCCAAGAAGGTCTCCATCACCAAGGACGAAACCACTGTTGTGGACGGCGCTGGTGACAAAGCCGAGATTGAAGCACGCGTTGCCCAGATCCGTAACCAGATCGAAGAAACAACTTCCGACTACGACCGTGAAAAGCTGCAAGAGCGTGTTGCCAAGCTGGCAGGCGGTGTTGCTGTGATCCGCGTTGGCGGCATGACAGAAGTTGAAGTCAAAGAGCGTAAAGACCGCGTTGACGATGCACTGAACGCGACACGTGCCGCTGTTCAGGAAGGTATCGTTGTTGGTGGTGGTGTTGCTCTGATCCAGGGTGCCAAGGCACTTGACGGTCTGTCCGGTGACAACAACGATCAGAACGTTGGTATCTCTATCGTCCGTAAGGCACTGGAAGCACCGCTGCGCCAGATCGCTGAGAACGCCGGCGTCGACGGTTCCGTCGTTGCTGGCAAGATCCGCGAAAGCGACGACCTGAAGTTCGGCTTTAACGCACAAACCGAGGAATATGGCGACATGTTCAAGTTCGGCGTCATCGATCCGGCCAAAGTTGTCCGCACTGCTCTGCAGGATGCAGCTTCCATCGCGGGTCTGTTGATCACAACAGAAGCTATGGTTGCCGACAAGCCGGCAAAAGAAGGCGCTGCTGGCGGCATGGGCGGCGGTATGCCGGACATGGGCGGCATGGGCGGCATGATGTAA
- a CDS encoding MaoC family dehydratase, with translation MLDNLPRGTICIEDIEIGMMRYLRKVVTDEDIEMFAQISTDHNPVHLDDDYARDTIFEGRIAHGMLTAGLISAVIGEQLPGHGTVYMGQSLKFLAPVRPGDMVYAEVKVTDIEFSKRRVKMDCHCSVDGKKVLIGEATVLAPSRKFD, from the coding sequence ATGTTGGACAATCTTCCGCGCGGCACGATCTGTATCGAAGACATCGAAATCGGCATGATGCGTTACCTGCGCAAGGTCGTGACTGATGAAGATATCGAGATGTTCGCGCAGATTTCCACCGATCATAACCCTGTCCATCTAGATGACGACTACGCCCGCGACACGATCTTCGAAGGGCGGATCGCGCACGGGATGCTGACTGCCGGTCTGATCTCTGCCGTTATTGGCGAACAGCTGCCGGGCCACGGCACCGTCTACATGGGGCAATCGCTAAAGTTTCTCGCCCCGGTTCGCCCCGGCGACATGGTCTACGCCGAGGTGAAAGTGACCGACATCGAATTTTCTAAACGCCGCGTAAAGATGGATTGCCACTGTTCCGTCGATGGCAAGAAGGTTCTCATCGGCGAGGCAACCGTTTTGGCACCATCACGTAAATTCGATTGA